The following proteins are co-located in the Candidatus Zixiibacteriota bacterium genome:
- a CDS encoding response regulator, which produces MKNTISILIVDDEEVLRSLLEKILSREGYQIKCAEDGVTALEILREEPYDIVISDMQMPRMDGFELLRTIKSEFPNIGIIIMTGFGDSYTVKDALLLGADEYITKPFRSYEISLIVERAYWRMLSNKDQSTTEVS; this is translated from the coding sequence ATACTGATTGTTGACGACGAGGAGGTCCTGCGTTCCCTGCTGGAGAAAATTCTGTCCCGTGAGGGATACCAGATAAAATGCGCCGAGGATGGCGTGACCGCACTCGAGATACTGCGCGAAGAGCCGTACGATATTGTGATTTCAGACATGCAAATGCCTCGTATGGACGGATTTGAACTTCTAAGGACAATTAAGAGCGAATTCCCCAATATCGGTATCATAATCATGACCGGCTTTGGCGACAGCTATACCGTTAAGGACGCTCTATTGCTGGGTGCTGATGAGTATATTACTAAGCCATTCCGGAGCTACGAGATATCCCTGATTGTAGAAAGAGCATACTGGCGCATGTTATCCAATAAAGACCAATCCACTACCGAAGTGAGTTAA